The genomic interval TCCTGAGATATTTAGTTTAATTATTCCTGAACAACACGATGTGGTCGAAACGATGGTTAATGATAATCGGATACCACTCATTTCATTTACTGGTTCAACAGCTGTAGGGAAACAAGTTGCTGCGAAAGTTGCGGCTCGATTAGGAAAAACTATTCTTGAGTTGGGTGGTAATAATGCAATTATTTTGGATGAAACAGCCGATCTTCATTTAGCGATACCGGCAATAGTTTTTGGAGCGGTAGGTACTGCAGGCCAACGATGTACTTCGACACGCCGTTTATTTGTACACCATTCTATGTATGATTATGTGATTGAGCGCTTACGTTTTGCTTATGAACAAATAACCATTGGTGATCCCTTGGATAAACACAATTTAATGGGACCTCTTATTGATAAGCAAGCTGTAGAACAATTTAACAAGGCAATGTCTCGTATTAAATCAGCTGGCGGCCGTATTTTATTTGGTGGGGAATCATTGCATCAACCAGGTTTTTTTGTGCAACCAACTCTAGTATGTGATGTAAAAAATCATTGGGATATTGTGCAAGAAGAAACTTTTGCGCCTATTTTGTATGTGATGCCTTATCAGACTTTAGATGAAGCCATTGCCTTGCAAAATAATGTGCCTCAAGGATTGTCCTCAGCGATGTTTACCCAAAATTTGAAAAATGCGGAACATTTTTTAAGTGCATGGGGCAGTGATTGTGGAATTGCCAATATTAATCTGGGTACTTCAGGTGCAGAGATTGGTGGCGCATTTGGAGGAGAAAAAGAAACTGGTGGTGGGCGCGAATCAGGGTCTGACTCTTGGAAGGCGTATATGCGTCGACAAACCAATACAATTAACTGGGGTAATGAGTTGCCCTTAGCTCAAGGTATTCGTTTTGATCTGTCTTGATAAAATTGTTGTTTGGTACTGTGAAGCATAGCTACCATTTAATTAAAGATATTTTACCTCGCTGTTCACAGCCATGTGACGGGGAGGTATTTCAATGTGTTTATCTCTAAATTTCATGGCGCTTACTCAGATAATATAAATGAATAAGGAAAAAAGAATGCAGGGATCTTTTTTTATAAAAAAAGCCGCAGTTCTAGGGGCTGGTGTTATGGGTGCACAAATTGCTGCGCATTTAGTGAATGCAGGTGTAGAAACCTTACTTTTTGATTTAGCATCAAAAGAGGGGAGCCCTAATGCTTTTGTTGACAAAGCAATAGCTCATTTAGGAAAACTAAAACCAGACCCTCTTGCAACAGCCCAAACTGCTGCTTTATTACAAGCACGAAATTATGATCAACACCTTTCGGATTTGTCTTCATGTGATTTAATTATTGAAGCGATTGCTGAGCGCTTAGATTGGAAAGAGGATTTATATCAACGTATTTCGCCTTACTTAGGAGAAAAAGCGATTCTTGTGAGCAATACTTCAGGGCTGAGTATTAATGCCTTAAGCTTCGTTTTGCCTGAGAGACATAGAAAGAATTTTTGCGGAGTTCATTTTTTTAACCCTCCACGCTACATGCACCTTGCTGAGCTTATTCCTGCCGAAGCTACAGATGAAGAGTTAGTGAATCATTTAGAAACCTGGTTAACTCGCTATTTAGGTAAAGGAGTAGTCAGGGCAAAAGATACTCCAAATTTTATTGGGAATCGTATAGGGGTATTTTCCTTATTAACAACCTTACACCATGCGTTTGCTATGGACATGGGGTTGGATGAGGTTGATGCATTAACTGGCCCCTTATTAGGCAGACCTAAATCCGCTACATTTCGGACGATGGATGTTGTGGGTTTAGATACGATGCAACATGTAGTAAATACGATGCAGCAGCAATTAGCTGATGATCCATGGCATCATAGTTTTCAATTGCCAGAATGGATTGTTCATTTAATTAAAGAGGGACATTTGGGACAAAAAACTGGCCAAGGTATTTACCGGAAAAATGGTAAAATAATTGAGGTTTACGATGTAAAGTCAGCAACTTATCGTCCAGCTGAACCTTCTGTGAGTGATGAATTAAAAGCCATCATGGGAAACCAAGATCCAGTTGCCCGTATGCAAAGTTTAATTACCTCTAAGGACAAGCAAGCACAATTTTTAGCTGCATGTTTTAGAGATTTGTTCCATTATTGTGCTTATCATCTTGCTTCAATTGCGGATAACGTAAGAGATGTTGATTTAGCAATTCGTTGGGGATTTGGTTGGATGCAAGGTCCTTTTGAAACCTGGCAACTCGCTGATTTGGCAACGATGACCCAGTATATTTATCGTGAAATAAAAGACAATAAAACTCTTAGCTCAGCGTCTTTACCCGGATGGCTTTTTGAAATTAGTCATTTTTATACTGAAAAAGGGGCCTACTCGCCACAACTTGATAATTACCAATCAAGAAGCCAATTACCTGTTTATAAGCGTCAGTTTTTCCCAGACAAAGTTATCAAAGAGTCTGTTCATTCAAAACCTGTGCTTTATGAAAATGAAGGGATTTGTTTGTGGCATTTACAAGATGATGTTGCTGTAGTGAACTTTAAGAGTAAAGCAAATACAGTAGGTCAATCGGTACTTGACGGCTTAGAAGCAGCATTGCATGTAGCGGAAAAACAATGCTGTGGACTAATTCTACATCAACAAGATGCCAATAACTTTTCCTCTGGAGCTGATTTACGCGGCGTATTAAAATTAATTCAAGATAATAAAATGCGTGATTTGGAGGCGATGATTGCTCAATTTCAGCATGTAGCTTTGCGCCTAAAATATAGTCCTATCCCAGTTGTTGCTGCTTTAAGAGGACGGGCTCTAGGTGGTGGTTGTGAATTAATGATGCATTGTGATGCTGTAGTCGCTGCTTTTGAATCTTATCCCGGCTTAGTAGAGTTTGGTGTTGGCGTGATTCCAGCTGGAGGTGGATGTAAAGAGATGGCAATGCGTGCAGCACAACTCTTCCCTCAAGGTGATTTATTGTCAGTGATACGAGTTTATTTTCAGCAAATTGCAACTGCTCAAGTGGCTAGCTCAGCTGCTCATGCGATGCAGATGGGCTATTTGCGCGATACCGACAGTTACATAATGCATGCGAATGAGGTGCTATATGTTGCGTTAGAGCAAGTAAAATCCATGCATGCAAAGAACTATCTTCCTCCATTGAAAAAACAATTTAAAATCGCTGGCATTGAAGGTAAAGCCAGATTGCAAGCAGGTTTAGTAAATTGGTTAGAAGGAGGATTTATTTCTCAGCATGACTACTTTATCGCTACAGAGTTGGCAACAGTGCTTTGTGGGGGCAATCTCAATCAAAATACAGTTGTTGATGAGAATTGGATGCTTAAACTAGAGCGAGAGGCTTTTATTAATCTTGCTTCGACACCGTTAACGCAAGCACGGATTAGTCATTTACTTGAGACCGGCAAGCCACTACGTAATTAAGGGAGATTGAAAATGACTAATGTATATATAGTTGACGTATTACGTACTCCAGTTGGTAAAGCACCTCGTGGTGTATTCAAGCACACTTTGCCTGATGATTTGCTGTCACATGTAATCAGAAATTTAATGCAGCGCAATTTGTCCGTAGAGAAGTCAAAAATAGAGGATGTTATTATCGGATGTGCCATGCCAGAAGCTGAGCAGGGTATGAATGTAGCACGTATCGCATCATTGCTTGCCGATTTGCCTCAATCAGTTCCTGCAATGACGATTAACCGTTTTTGTTGTTCAGGTGTACAAAGTATTTCTCTAGCTGCAGATTCTATTCGAAGTGGCGATGTGCATTTGGCCCTTGCTGGTGGTGTGGAAAGCATGTCGATGGTGCCTTTAGGTGGGAATAAGTACACAGCGAACCCAGCTATTTTTAATAATGAAGATATAGCGATTGCTTATGGTATGGGAATTACTGCTGAAAATGTGGCTAAAAGATGGGGAATTTCGCGAGAGCAACAAGACGAATTTGCTACTGAAAGCCACAAAAAAGCTGTCGCAGCACAGCAACGTGGTGACTTCAAGGCAGAGATTAGTCCTGTTGAGATCACGGTAAGACATGCAGATTTAGAGAACTCCACTGTATCAATTAAGAAAAAATTGATAAGCGAAGATGAAGGTCCACGGGCTGACACTTCGTATGAAGTAATTTCTAAGTTAAAACCCGTTTTTGCCGCAAAAGGAACGGTCACTGCTGGAAACAGTTCGCAGACCAGTGATGGAGCAGGCATTGCTTTATTAGCTAGTGAGCAGGCGCTGCATTATTATAAGTTAAAACCAATAGGGCGACTGTTAAGTTATGCAGTAGCAGGTGTTCCTCCTGAAATTATGGGAATTGGACCCATTGAAGCCATTCCTATTGCGTTAAAAAGAGCGGGCATTAGATTAGATCAATTGGATTGGATAGAGCTTAATGAGGCTTTTGCAGCTCAAGCTTTAGCGGTGATCAAAGAGCTTGATCTTCCACGTGACAAAGTAAATCCCCTAGGAGGGGCCATTGCCTTGGGCCATCCATTAGGAGCTACTGGTGCAATAAGGACAGCGACTTTATTACATGGGTTACAAAGAACTAAAGGCCGTTATGGGATGGTTACCATGTGCATTGGTACGGGCATGGGAGCTGCTGCAATATTTGAAGCTTTATAAAATTTTTTTATGCAATAGTGCCAACAACTTTGGCACTATTGTGTCATTAACATTAATAAATATAGATTTTGTCTTTTTAGAATTACCTATTTAGGTCTTCATCGACTCTTTCATTGATACTATCCAAAACGTTGAGAATGTTATGATAGAAATGGATTTCAGTTTTCGCGAAAAGAACATAACCTTAACGCTCTGGGGATTGGGCCTTGTGTGGCCACAATGAACACAGAGCATCTCCTTTAGTGAAAGCCTAGGAACCAGAGTTTCTTTTTCGAACACTAAGCTGCTATTCTGGAAAATTGGAGTTGATTAAATCCGTAAATTCTGAGGCAGGTTTAATCTAAAAATTTAGTTTGCATTACTAGAGGGCTCCTTCAAGGCGATGTGCTTGAAGGATGATATGATGAAGCCACAAACTAATTCTCAATTGGACTAATTTTTATCGCGGAAGATAATGCGGCCCTTAGTTAGGTCATAAGGAGTTAACTCAACCTTGACTTTATCTCCAGTCAAAATTCTTATGTAATTTTTACGCATACGACCAGAAATGTGAGCAGTAATAATATGCCCATTTTCTAATTCAACACGAAACATGGTGTTGGGTAGGGTGTCTATAACAGTACCAGCCATTTCTATATGATCTTCTTTTGCCATAGGTCTCTCAGTGATGTACCAAATTGATAAAGTTTATTATGCATAATTATACATGTACTTGCAGCCATGTATACTGCACTAAAATAAATAAAATGGCAATCTAAGCATATTAAATTTCATGATTAGAATCTATTTTCCTGTGTTAAATGTTTTCTAAATGTAAAAAATTTATCAAACATAGCCAGTAAAATGTTTTTCTTGGCTTGCTTGAGATCGTTGGGGTTTTATGAGTCCTTCTAAATTAAATTCGTGTTTTTGTAATTCTAAGATTAATGTTTTGAAAGGTTCCGCCGTGTGATGTTGTTCAAAAAGTTTTTTCGCAGTATTAATAAATTTTTTCATTTTTTTATCAAACTTTATTTTGTCTAAAGCATATTTTTCTTTAATCTCAGTTGAATCAGCTTTTAGAGGTTCTTGGGGCGGCTTGGGAGCCGTTTTCCATCCTTTCTCAGTGAGTCCAAATCGAATATGTTTCACTATATCTTGTTCTTGACAGTAATAGGAAACAGTAATTAAGCCTGGATAAGTGGAGCTGTCTCTAATTAAAAATACTGCCTTAGATTCTTTTGTTTTTGCATTATGCTGTTCTAGGAGATTATGTATTTGGTAGCTGTTGATTAATCCAAAAATAATCGGGATCTTGGAGTTTGGCTCATTTTTTTGCATTGCTTCCATAAAGTACTCCGGTTTATTAAATCATATTAAAGCTATGCCATAATCAGTAAGTTATGGCAAAAAGGCTGACTATTAGCTACCTTATACAGCCTTCTAATAGTATAGTTCTACTAATTGAAAATATTTGTCGTCAAAAATCGAAATCCCATAGGCCTTGTTTCGTAGGGTTTATTAAAGTCTTTTCTAATAAACATAGAAATGATTTGCGATCAATTATCTTAGCGCCTAAACTTTGTAAATGATTTGTAGGGATTTGACAATCAATAAAATCGAAACTCCAGTTTGTTAACGTTTTACATAAATAATAAAGGGCAATCTTAGAAGCATCCGTCATGTTATGAAACATGGACTCACCAAAAAAAGCCCGTCCTAAATTAATTCCATAAAGACCACCCACAAGATTATTTTCATACCATATTTCAAATGAATGAGCGAACCCTAAAAGATGCAAATTTGTGTAGGCTTCTATCATTTCTTCGGTAATCCAAGTGTTATTAACGCGATTGGAACAAGTAGCGCAAGCGGTAATTACTTGTTTAAATGCGGTATCGATGGTACAGCTAAATCCTTTTGTTAGAGACTTTTTTAAACTTCGAGATAAGTTAAATTCATTAGGAATTAAGATGAGTCTGGGATTAGGTGACCACCAAAGTACTGGCATTTCAGGTTCATACCATGGAAAAATTCCCTGCTTATAAGCCTGGAGTATACGTTGAGGAGATAGATCTCCTCCGACCATCAATAAACCATGATCATCACTATTTTCTGGGTTTGGGAAAGAGTATTGTTCATTATTACTCAACTTAATCTCCTGATCTTTGATTTCTATAAAATTGCATCTTACAGTGATTATAAGCAAGTATTAGGAAGAACACTCTATTGGCATTTTTAAGTACGAATTCGTTGAGTTGAAATGTTTGGTGTCAGATATGAGATCAAAATAATTTATCAGGATTAAGCAGTTACTTATCCAAAAATCAGAGCTTGGGCGTAATCGACCCAAGCTACAATTTGGTGTCTTATTTATTTAAATTTAAATCTAGATATTCTTCTGCATCAAGTGCTGCCATACACCCAAAACCTGCTGAAGTAATGGCTTGACGATAAACATGATCAGCCACATCACCACATGCAAACACTCCGGGGATAGATGTACTAGTGGCCATCCCATCAAGTCCTGATTTAATAACAATATAACCATTATTCATGATGAGTTGATCTTTAAATAAATCAGTATTAGGTGTATGGCCAATGGCGATAAATACACCATCTACATCTAAAGATTCTTTACTATCATTTTGTACATTGCGAATTAAGGCGCCAGTTACTTTTTTACCATCGCCAAGGACTTCTTCCAATGTTGAATTCCATATGATTTTGATATTTCCATTTTGAGTTTTCTCAAAAAGTTTATCTTGAAGAATTTTTTCAGCACGTAGACTATCGCGTCGGTGAACCAAAGTCACAGAAGAAGCAATATTTGATAAATAAAGTGCTTCTTCGACGGCAGTGTTTCCCCCGCCAATAACACAGACTGCTTTATTGCGATAGAAAAAACCATCACAAGTCGCGCAGGCAGAAACGCCTCGCCCTTGATAGGCAGATTCAGATTCCAACCCTAGGTAACGGGCGGAGGCTCCAGTAGCAATAATTAAAGCATCACAAGTATAGGTTTCACTATCGCCTTGAAGAGTAAAAGGTGCTTGTGCTAAATCAGCTTTAACAATATGATCAAAAATGATTTGTGTTTCGAAACGCTCTGCATGTTTTTGCATGCGCTCCATCAGGGCAGGGCCTTGTAATCCCTCAACATCTCCAGGCCAATTATCTACCTCTGTTGTGGTCGTTAATTGACCACCAGGTTGCATGCCGGTGAT from Legionella sainthelensi carries:
- a CDS encoding acetyl-CoA C-acyltransferase, giving the protein MTNVYIVDVLRTPVGKAPRGVFKHTLPDDLLSHVIRNLMQRNLSVEKSKIEDVIIGCAMPEAEQGMNVARIASLLADLPQSVPAMTINRFCCSGVQSISLAADSIRSGDVHLALAGGVESMSMVPLGGNKYTANPAIFNNEDIAIAYGMGITAENVAKRWGISREQQDEFATESHKKAVAAQQRGDFKAEISPVEITVRHADLENSTVSIKKKLISEDEGPRADTSYEVISKLKPVFAAKGTVTAGNSSQTSDGAGIALLASEQALHYYKLKPIGRLLSYAVAGVPPEIMGIGPIEAIPIALKRAGIRLDQLDWIELNEAFAAQALAVIKELDLPRDKVNPLGGAIALGHPLGATGAIRTATLLHGLQRTKGRYGMVTMCIGTGMGAAAIFEAL
- a CDS encoding SH2 domain-containing protein, coding for MEAMQKNEPNSKIPIIFGLINSYQIHNLLEQHNAKTKESKAVFLIRDSSTYPGLITVSYYCQEQDIVKHIRFGLTEKGWKTAPKPPQEPLKADSTEIKEKYALDKIKFDKKMKKFINTAKKLFEQHHTAEPFKTLILELQKHEFNLEGLIKPQRSQASQEKHFTGYV
- a CDS encoding aldehyde dehydrogenase family protein, whose product is MDILKHLKIHAINPGAFSGQGWQSKVHEHQLVSFNPTNGEKLAEVATCTIEDYEEVMKRAQYAAHEWKKVPAPKRGEIIRQIGQALREHKDALGSLVSLEMGKSKQEGDGEVQEMIDIADFAVGQSRMLYGNSMHSERPQHRMYEQWHPYGIVGVISAFNFPVAVWSWNAFLAAICGNVTLWKPSAKTPLCAIAVQQICNEVLSRNGCPEIFSLIIPEQHDVVETMVNDNRIPLISFTGSTAVGKQVAAKVAARLGKTILELGGNNAIILDETADLHLAIPAIVFGAVGTAGQRCTSTRRLFVHHSMYDYVIERLRFAYEQITIGDPLDKHNLMGPLIDKQAVEQFNKAMSRIKSAGGRILFGGESLHQPGFFVQPTLVCDVKNHWDIVQEETFAPILYVMPYQTLDEAIALQNNVPQGLSSAMFTQNLKNAEHFLSAWGSDCGIANINLGTSGAEIGGAFGGEKETGGGRESGSDSWKAYMRRQTNTINWGNELPLAQGIRFDLS
- the trxB gene encoding thioredoxin-disulfide reductase is translated as MSASNHHRLIILGSGPAGYTAAVYAARANLNPVLITGMQPGGQLTTTTEVDNWPGDVEGLQGPALMERMQKHAERFETQIIFDHIVKADLAQAPFTLQGDSETYTCDALIIATGASARYLGLESESAYQGRGVSACATCDGFFYRNKAVCVIGGGNTAVEEALYLSNIASSVTLVHRRDSLRAEKILQDKLFEKTQNGNIKIIWNSTLEEVLGDGKKVTGALIRNVQNDSKESLDVDGVFIAIGHTPNTDLFKDQLIMNNGYIVIKSGLDGMATSTSIPGVFACGDVADHVYRQAITSAGFGCMAALDAEEYLDLNLNK
- the aat gene encoding leucyl/phenylalanyl-tRNA--protein transferase; translation: MVGGDLSPQRILQAYKQGIFPWYEPEMPVLWWSPNPRLILIPNEFNLSRSLKKSLTKGFSCTIDTAFKQVITACATCSNRVNNTWITEEMIEAYTNLHLLGFAHSFEIWYENNLVGGLYGINLGRAFFGESMFHNMTDASKIALYYLCKTLTNWSFDFIDCQIPTNHLQSLGAKIIDRKSFLCLLEKTLINPTKQGLWDFDF
- a CDS encoding 3-hydroxyacyl-CoA dehydrogenase/enoyl-CoA hydratase family protein, which produces MQGSFFIKKAAVLGAGVMGAQIAAHLVNAGVETLLFDLASKEGSPNAFVDKAIAHLGKLKPDPLATAQTAALLQARNYDQHLSDLSSCDLIIEAIAERLDWKEDLYQRISPYLGEKAILVSNTSGLSINALSFVLPERHRKNFCGVHFFNPPRYMHLAELIPAEATDEELVNHLETWLTRYLGKGVVRAKDTPNFIGNRIGVFSLLTTLHHAFAMDMGLDEVDALTGPLLGRPKSATFRTMDVVGLDTMQHVVNTMQQQLADDPWHHSFQLPEWIVHLIKEGHLGQKTGQGIYRKNGKIIEVYDVKSATYRPAEPSVSDELKAIMGNQDPVARMQSLITSKDKQAQFLAACFRDLFHYCAYHLASIADNVRDVDLAIRWGFGWMQGPFETWQLADLATMTQYIYREIKDNKTLSSASLPGWLFEISHFYTEKGAYSPQLDNYQSRSQLPVYKRQFFPDKVIKESVHSKPVLYENEGICLWHLQDDVAVVNFKSKANTVGQSVLDGLEAALHVAEKQCCGLILHQQDANNFSSGADLRGVLKLIQDNKMRDLEAMIAQFQHVALRLKYSPIPVVAALRGRALGGGCELMMHCDAVVAAFESYPGLVEFGVGVIPAGGGCKEMAMRAAQLFPQGDLLSVIRVYFQQIATAQVASSAAHAMQMGYLRDTDSYIMHANEVLYVALEQVKSMHAKNYLPPLKKQFKIAGIEGKARLQAGLVNWLEGGFISQHDYFIATELATVLCGGNLNQNTVVDENWMLKLEREAFINLASTPLTQARISHLLETGKPLRN
- the infA gene encoding translation initiation factor IF-1; the encoded protein is MAKEDHIEMAGTVIDTLPNTMFRVELENGHIITAHISGRMRKNYIRILTGDKVKVELTPYDLTKGRIIFRDKN